CCTCAGGGAGTTCATAAGGCGTCAGCTGTCCCGAGAGGTATGAATCGTAAGAGGACAGGTCAATCAGGCCGTGACCACTCCAATTGAAGAGAATGACCTTTTCTTTCCCCTCCTCCCTGGCCCGCGCCGCTTCCTGAACAACAGCGGCAATGACATGGTTCGTTTCCGGAGCGGGGAGAAAACCTTCACTCCTTGCCCATTTCACTCCGGCATCGAACGTTTCCACCTGGTCGTAGGATCGCGCTTCGATAAGACCTTCCACAAGCAGATGGCTCACGATGGGCGCCATCCCGTGATAACGCAACCCCCCCGCATGAATCGGCGCCGGCACAAAATCATGTCCCAGAGTGTGCATGGCCAGTAACGGTGTCGTCTGGGCGATATCCCCGAAGTCGTAAGCAAAGGGTCCCCGGGTCAAACTTGGACAGGAGGTCGGTTCCGCCGCAACGACGGACACCTTTTTCCCATGGATTTTATCCCGTACGAAGGGAAGGGAAATCCCGGCGAAATTACTTCCACCGCCGGCACAGCCCAGGACGACATCGGGATACTCGCCTATTTTCGCCATCTGCTTTTCCGCCTCCAGACCGATGATGCTCTGATAGACCAGCACGTGGTTCAGGACACTGCCCAGTCCGTATTTCGTGTTCGGATGGGTCACGGCGTCCTCGATCGCCTCGCTGATCGCAATGCCCAGGCTACCCGGAGAATCGGGATCGTCGGAAAGGATTTTTCGCCCCGTTGCCGTCTGATCACTGGGGCTGGAGAGACACTCGGCCCCCCAGGCATTCATAAGCATACGCCGGT
This genomic window from Deltaproteobacteria bacterium contains:
- a CDS encoding TrpB-like pyridoxal phosphate-dependent enzyme — protein: MEQMKVILEDQEIPRQWYNIQADLPTPLRPPLHPATGKPVGPDDLAPIFPMNIIEQEVSRERWLDIPEDVLAKYLLWRPSPLRRARNFEKCLDAPVRIYYKDEGVSPAGSHKPNAAIPMAYYNKVFGTKRMATETGAGQWGSALGMACQMFGLQCRVYMVKVSYNQKPYRRMLMNAWGAECLSSPSDQTATGRKILSDDPDSPGSLGIAISEAIEDAVTHPNTKYGLGSVLNHVLVYQSIIGLEAEKQMAKIGEYPDVVLGCAGGGSNFAGISLPFVRDKIHGKKVSVVAAEPTSCPSLTRGPFAYDFGDIAQTTPLLAMHTLGHDFVPAPIHAGGLRYHGMAPIVSHLLVEGLIEARSYDQVETFDAGVKWARSEGFLPAPETNHVIAAVVQEAARAREEGKEKVILFNWSGHGLIDLSSYDSYLSGQLTPYELPEAEIERALRTIQRFPKP